The Sulfurimonas sp. genome includes a region encoding these proteins:
- the dxr gene encoding 1-deoxy-D-xylulose-5-phosphate reductoisomerase, translated as MILLGSTGSIGVNTLEVAKKFSMGVEALVAGNNIELLNSQIKEHNPKTVVVANKEDIHRVNHNNVFSGEEAILRVIEESKSELVVNALVGFLGLRPTLTALKAGKKVALANKESLVACGAFIDTAKIQPIDSEHFGLWYLMQNRPIEKMIITASGGAFRDWDINKLQNATLADTQKHPNWSMGQKITIDSATMMNKMFELLEARWLFGEGRYDAIIETKSLIHALINFKDGSTTAHFAHASMQLPIAFALDGAMQENILPHVDLLKVGSLEFREITTDRYPIWRIKEELLKNPSRGVVVNAANEAAIEKFIAKEIGFMDIAKTVIGAYEKFDTLPKSVDDVFALDKEVRAFVR; from the coding sequence TTGATACTGCTCGGCTCTACCGGTTCTATCGGCGTAAACACGCTTGAAGTCGCAAAAAAATTTTCAATGGGTGTAGAGGCGCTAGTCGCCGGCAACAACATAGAGCTTTTAAACTCCCAAATAAAAGAGCACAACCCAAAAACAGTCGTTGTCGCAAACAAAGAAGATATCCACAGGGTAAACCACAACAATGTTTTTAGCGGCGAAGAAGCGATTTTAAGAGTTATAGAAGAGTCAAAGAGCGAGTTGGTCGTAAACGCGCTTGTCGGCTTTTTGGGTCTGCGTCCCACGCTCACCGCTCTTAAAGCAGGCAAAAAAGTGGCTCTTGCAAATAAAGAATCACTTGTTGCCTGCGGTGCTTTTATAGACACAGCCAAAATCCAACCCATAGACAGCGAACATTTCGGGCTTTGGTACTTGATGCAAAACCGACCGATTGAGAAAATGATAATCACCGCAAGCGGCGGAGCATTTCGCGACTGGGATATAAACAAACTTCAAAACGCAACTTTAGCAGATACCCAAAAACATCCAAACTGGTCGATGGGACAAAAGATAACCATAGACAGCGCTACAATGATGAACAAAATGTTTGAACTCTTAGAGGCTAGATGGCTTTTTGGAGAGGGTCGTTACGATGCCATTATCGAGACAAAGTCCCTCATTCACGCGCTTATCAACTTTAAAGACGGCTCAACCACCGCACACTTTGCCCATGCCAGCATGCAGCTCCCCATAGCATTTGCACTTGATGGAGCGATGCAAGAAAACATCCTCCCGCATGTAGATTTGCTAAAGGTCGGCTCATTGGAGTTTCGCGAGATAACAACAGATAGATACCCGATTTGGCGTATTAAAGAGGAACTTCTAAAAAACCCGTCCCGCGGCGTAGTCGTAAATGCCGCAAATGAAGCCGCTATCGAGAAGTTTATAGCTAAAGAGATAGGTTTTATGGACATAGCAAAAACAGTCATCGGGGCTTACGAAAAGTTTGACACTCTGCCAAAAAGCGTTGATGATGTATTTGCCCTTGATAAAGAAGTCAGAGCTTTTGTGAGATAG
- a CDS encoding phosphatidate cytidylyltransferase, whose protein sequence is MNVFMVSKERLITGITLVVGVLIIGFVDNFFLMWLFLGAVYILAFYEAMRLFNIKNSDLIYFAVGVWLLAAIYPHSDDIFILICLAYAGAVAYNRNLSWKNFLPFIYPTAGMLFILSMYQGYGVLSLLWLLVIVALTDIGAYAVGTSMGKTPFSPTSPNKTLEGALGGVAVATMGGMFVGLSIVDLGVSIVISFMVALSSIFGDLFESLLKREAGVKDSGYILPGHGGVLDRIDGYLFGGIVMLVLLRGLV, encoded by the coding sequence ATGAATGTATTTATGGTCTCAAAAGAGAGACTAATCACCGGTATAACATTAGTTGTCGGAGTGCTTATAATAGGCTTTGTGGATAATTTTTTTCTTATGTGGCTCTTTTTGGGAGCAGTTTATATATTGGCTTTTTATGAAGCGATGAGGCTATTTAATATAAAAAATAGTGATTTAATCTATTTTGCCGTCGGGGTTTGGCTGCTTGCGGCAATATACCCGCACAGCGATGATATTTTCATCTTAATATGTTTGGCTTATGCAGGCGCCGTTGCTTATAATAGAAATTTGAGTTGGAAAAATTTTCTCCCGTTTATCTATCCGACCGCAGGGATGCTTTTTATCTTATCAATGTACCAAGGGTATGGAGTTCTTTCTCTCTTGTGGCTTTTAGTGATTGTCGCTCTAACCGATATCGGCGCCTACGCGGTCGGCACAAGCATGGGTAAAACCCCGTTTAGTCCTACTTCTCCGAACAAAACGCTAGAAGGTGCGCTCGGCGGGGTGGCGGTTGCAACGATGGGCGGTATGTTTGTAGGTTTGTCTATCGTAGATTTGGGCGTCTCAATCGTCATCTCTTTTATGGTCGCTCTTAGTTCAATATTTGGCGATTTGTTTGAAAGTTTACTAAAAAGAGAAGCAGGCGTAAAAGACAGCGGTTATATTTTACCCGGTCACGGCGGTGTATTGGATAGAATTGACGGCTATCTTTTCGGCGGTATCGTAATGTTGGTACTTCTTCGCGGGCTAGTTTGA